The Litchfieldia alkalitelluris genome has a window encoding:
- a CDS encoding IDEAL domain-containing protein, translated as MSHLNNPQKNEIVPFTAVNEEATVYKKEAEMVLLQSQISFQKSKLMEKIDFTLVNRDEALFMELSKQYITLVHHYSYLN; from the coding sequence ATGAGCCATTTAAATAACCCTCAGAAAAATGAAATTGTTCCTTTCACTGCTGTAAACGAAGAAGCCACAGTGTACAAAAAAGAAGCTGAAATGGTTCTTTTGCAGTCACAAATATCCTTTCAGAAATCTAAGTTGATGGAAAAAATAGACTTTACCCTCGTTAATCGTGATGAAGCTTTATTTATGGAACTTTCAAAGCAATATATTACACTAGTTCATCATTATAGCTATCTTAATTAA
- a CDS encoding IDEAL domain-containing protein produces the protein MSYNLTEEQSYTLSLYAQLILDEACYKYNQERLKASIDKAIDNKDQQEFMNKSNEYQNLVSRNT, from the coding sequence GTGAGTTACAACCTTACTGAAGAACAATCATACACCTTAAGTTTATATGCACAATTAATCCTTGATGAAGCATGTTATAAATACAATCAAGAAAGACTTAAAGCCTCGATTGATAAAGCAATAGATAACAAAGATCAGCAAGAATTTATGAACAAATCAAATGAATACCAAAACTTAGTTAGTAGAAACACATAA
- a CDS encoding glycoside hydrolase family 25 domain-containing protein yields the protein MKILPIYNVFHEAIGYDNGQLKGRNTVFNARRLGIPNNTALFANLEGISEIDEAWIMGWVASLFPAGYHPGIYHDPVRKTCSRLSN from the coding sequence GTGAAAATATTACCAATATATAATGTGTTTCATGAAGCGATCGGATATGATAATGGTCAACTTAAAGGAAGGAATACGGTATTTAATGCAAGGAGATTGGGTATTCCAAATAATACGGCTCTTTTTGCTAATTTAGAAGGAATTTCTGAAATTGATGAGGCATGGATTATGGGGTGGGTAGCGTCACTTTTCCCAGCAGGCTATCATCCTGGGATTTACCATGATCCTGTACGGAAGACATGCTCCAGATTGTCCAATTAA
- a CDS encoding PAS domain S-box protein, translating into MVLNSKNGLSLSKSINNTPVNLVASLSLSGKILYLSSSCFDLIGYKKEELIGVSFRDITHHDDIFLVESSLFDQKQENTCLVFRLSTKQTGYIWVQAKVEFIISQVDQKCEEVFVTMSQITNDQTLEYKYDKQIMSFHKNWPSLIEKAPVSIILTIAGTIQYINQEAKDLLGLEKDTKVIGKSLLMFIDKEFHSVVTKGLYLLSKGHRIGTSQQKWLKENGEMIDVELRAVPITENGKQIELFVVQNITSKKKFQRVLQQSRERYEKIVHNSIDAIAVIYNDTWAFINDSGVKMFGAENYTEILGKNIYSFLHKKYHKEMKDLISLVIHENREHTITKQSWYTIKGKHFYTEFICIPTTFIGKPAVQVIIRDISDRKHAEDLMIKSEKLSIAGQLAAGIAHEIRNPLTSIKGFLQLIQTHSKGNETYYQIVFSELNRVEAILSELLVLAKPTEDFFIEVDVRDIIRDVITLLEAQAALQNIQIKLSIPNDVAMITCDENQIKQVFINLIKNSIDSMKDGGIISIAISVCEEYVQLSFKDEGCGIPDSIIDRIGEPFYTTKEKGTGLGLMVSYKIIENHNGLICVESKVNVGTTFNITLPKSQPKKS; encoded by the coding sequence ATGGTATTGAACTCTAAAAACGGTTTATCTTTGTCAAAATCAATTAACAATACACCAGTTAATCTCGTCGCCTCTTTATCATTAAGTGGGAAGATTTTATATTTGTCATCTAGTTGTTTCGACCTAATAGGATATAAAAAAGAGGAATTAATTGGGGTGAGTTTTAGGGATATTACACATCATGATGATATTTTTTTAGTTGAAAGTAGTCTATTTGACCAAAAACAGGAAAATACTTGCCTTGTGTTTCGATTATCTACGAAACAGACAGGATATATATGGGTCCAAGCTAAAGTTGAATTTATTATCAGTCAAGTTGACCAAAAATGTGAAGAAGTATTTGTGACAATGAGTCAGATAACTAATGATCAAACGTTAGAATATAAGTATGATAAGCAGATTATGAGCTTCCATAAAAACTGGCCTTCATTGATCGAAAAGGCACCTGTTTCTATCATCCTGACGATTGCCGGAACTATACAATATATTAATCAAGAAGCTAAGGATTTGCTAGGCTTAGAAAAAGACACAAAAGTCATAGGGAAATCTCTATTAATGTTTATCGATAAAGAATTCCATTCAGTAGTTACAAAGGGTCTGTACCTTCTTTCAAAAGGTCACAGAATAGGTACAAGTCAACAAAAGTGGCTAAAGGAAAATGGTGAAATGATTGACGTAGAATTAAGGGCGGTACCAATTACTGAAAATGGAAAACAGATAGAGCTTTTTGTTGTTCAAAACATCACATCAAAGAAAAAGTTTCAAAGGGTTCTCCAACAAAGCAGAGAGCGTTATGAAAAGATTGTACATAATTCAATCGATGCAATCGCTGTTATATATAACGATACCTGGGCATTTATTAATGATTCAGGAGTGAAAATGTTTGGTGCTGAAAACTATACTGAAATCCTTGGTAAAAATATATACTCCTTTTTACACAAAAAATATCATAAAGAAATGAAGGATCTTATAAGTCTTGTTATTCATGAAAACAGAGAACACACAATAACAAAACAGTCTTGGTATACAATAAAAGGAAAGCACTTTTATACAGAGTTTATATGTATTCCGACGACATTTATTGGTAAACCTGCTGTTCAGGTTATCATTCGAGATATTTCAGATCGCAAGCATGCTGAAGATTTAATGATCAAATCAGAAAAACTTTCTATTGCTGGACAACTTGCGGCAGGAATTGCACATGAAATTCGGAATCCTTTAACATCAATCAAAGGGTTTTTACAGCTTATTCAAACACACTCAAAAGGTAATGAAACCTATTACCAAATTGTATTTTCTGAATTAAATCGTGTAGAAGCAATATTAAGTGAATTGCTTGTACTTGCAAAGCCGACTGAAGACTTTTTCATTGAGGTTGATGTAAGGGATATAATAAGAGATGTAATTACATTATTGGAAGCTCAGGCAGCTTTACAAAATATCCAAATTAAGCTGAGTATTCCAAATGATGTTGCTATGATTACATGTGATGAAAATCAAATCAAGCAGGTATTTATCAATTTAATAAAAAATTCCATTGATTCAATGAAAGATGGAGGAATTATAAGTATCGCTATTTCAGTATGTGAAGAGTATGTCCAGTTAAGTTTTAAGGATGAAGGGTGTGGGATTCCTGACTCTATCATTGATCGGATTGGGGAACCATTTTATACTACAAAAGAAAAAGGTACTGGTTTAGGGTTAATGGTCAGTTACAAAATTATTGAGAATCACAATGGCTTGATCTGTGTAGAAAGTAAAGTAAATGTAGGGACAACCTTCAATATCACTCTACCTAAATCTCAACCTAAAAAGAGCTAA
- a CDS encoding acyl-CoA thioesterase, with amino-acid sequence MKHELEVSVRFGETDALGHINNTSYFIYLEDARIKFFEKLGTGTAISDWRFILASTKCDFVGQGYFNQTLIVTTAVSKIGTKSFQLDHEIIEKGTSRLIAKGYAVIVHFNFEKQQSEPIPDYIREALNQYILITHNGRG; translated from the coding sequence ATGAAACACGAGTTAGAGGTATCTGTCCGTTTCGGTGAGACAGATGCCCTAGGGCATATCAACAACACGAGCTATTTTATTTATTTAGAAGATGCTCGAATTAAGTTCTTTGAAAAGTTAGGAACTGGTACAGCGATTTCAGACTGGAGATTTATCCTAGCTTCAACTAAGTGCGATTTTGTTGGTCAGGGATATTTTAACCAAACTTTAATTGTTACAACTGCGGTATCGAAGATTGGTACGAAAAGCTTCCAACTTGACCATGAAATTATTGAAAAAGGTACTAGCAGGTTAATTGCAAAGGGATATGCGGTTATTGTTCATTTTAATTTTGAAAAGCAACAAAGTGAACCAATACCTGATTATATTCGAGAAGCACTGAATCAATATATCCTAATTACACATAATGGGAGGGGATAA
- a CDS encoding DUF346 domain-containing protein has translation MVYQDNKQYPRIQNGYYYSPPQQISTTNVKPQINFHHNRQPSKELLYVWKKIRKELKPFSEEMLQYNLPPDLARVIFIQTLHYTVENGNKVSGTNSEKVDELFIQFTKDDPQLFLLITPYRIPDNVLKVSLCKIISLSLQNLTNDSEDTKWSEWEIINGRLTSGPSCVSLTSQNFYVFARGKNRNLYSVFWNGTEWLEWQNLGGKLSSSPAVVTSSSARIDVFARGESNQLIYKSRNKDKWSEWKDLGGTLTTSPAVTTRDGQIDVFARDHNKHLQHIYWDGKEWSKWKKINTQQLTSAPAATYSNGTRIDVFARGSKRELLHIHCDNQRWAEWESLDYEISSSPAVISRTDNQMDVIAKSDKGKLLYVKWIGDKWEQEENIVGEVTSEPTVSSLDGNRLDLFVRGQGNQLLHIWKS, from the coding sequence ATGGTTTATCAAGATAATAAGCAATATCCAAGGATTCAAAATGGATATTATTATTCCCCTCCACAACAAATTAGTACTACAAACGTTAAACCACAAATTAACTTTCATCACAATAGACAGCCTAGTAAAGAGTTGTTATATGTTTGGAAAAAGATTCGAAAAGAGCTTAAACCATTTTCAGAAGAAATGTTACAGTATAACTTACCGCCCGATTTGGCTAGAGTAATTTTCATTCAAACACTTCATTATACAGTGGAAAATGGGAATAAAGTATCAGGGACTAATAGCGAGAAGGTAGATGAATTATTCATTCAATTCACAAAGGATGATCCTCAGCTATTCTTACTTATTACTCCTTATCGAATTCCTGACAATGTATTAAAAGTTTCTCTATGTAAAATTATTTCTTTATCGCTTCAGAACCTAACAAACGACTCAGAAGATACCAAATGGTCAGAATGGGAAATTATTAATGGGAGGCTTACTTCAGGTCCGTCATGTGTTTCTTTAACGTCACAAAATTTTTATGTGTTTGCAAGGGGAAAAAACAGAAATTTATATTCCGTATTTTGGAATGGAACTGAGTGGCTGGAATGGCAAAACCTTGGAGGCAAGCTGAGTTCATCGCCTGCAGTCGTAACTTCATCAAGCGCTCGAATCGATGTTTTTGCAAGAGGAGAGTCTAACCAATTAATCTATAAATCTAGAAACAAAGATAAATGGAGTGAATGGAAAGACTTAGGCGGTACACTAACAACTTCACCTGCAGTTACAACACGTGATGGTCAGATTGATGTTTTTGCAAGAGACCATAACAAACACTTACAACATATCTATTGGGATGGAAAAGAGTGGAGTAAATGGAAAAAGATTAATACTCAGCAATTAACCTCAGCTCCTGCTGCAACTTATAGTAATGGTACAAGGATTGATGTATTTGCCAGAGGGAGTAAGCGTGAGCTTTTGCATATACACTGTGATAATCAAAGATGGGCTGAATGGGAAAGTCTTGATTATGAAATTTCTTCGAGTCCAGCAGTAATTTCACGAACAGATAATCAAATGGATGTTATTGCAAAAAGTGACAAAGGGAAGTTACTATATGTCAAGTGGATTGGCGATAAGTGGGAACAAGAAGAAAATATTGTAGGAGAAGTTACATCTGAACCCACAGTATCTTCATTAGACGGGAACCGTTTAGACCTATTTGTTCGTGGGCAAGGCAATCAATTGTTACACATATGGAAAAGCTAA
- a CDS encoding ATP-binding protein, producing the protein MYDIWLVHGGIFEKMLALIKPIIVNITILFSLTFNANLFFPFNHSKVHSLKQKIIYGLIGALAAILCMLFPITGLEQTHFDLRMIIILVVTLYSGLVSGSICLVLVVIVRLIIGGNFALIGVLVSLVAFLVALIFRKWYLSTRSILKAVFIIATYLVLYIIILLFSAPFLGVQFYIVYFSGLMLTSFLLIQVIERLIKANQQFHETVYTDKLSTVSQMAASIAHEIRNPITTVRGFIQFLEKDSKDEKLVQFAPLILEELDRTNLIITNYLKISKPSNFKMKRVDLNQILFDSIDLLRPFGTYQNVSLFYNGSGSHFIIGDEDHLKQSIINVIKNGIEAIEDGNGYVKVSKRTSVDNRRVLIEIEDNGKGMNQEQLEKIGLPYYTTKTKGTGLGSMITNRLIREMNGTIEYESKPNKGTIVKITLALSKE; encoded by the coding sequence ATGTATGACATATGGTTAGTACACGGAGGAATTTTTGAAAAAATGCTTGCACTTATAAAACCTATCATTGTAAATATTACTATTTTATTTTCATTAACTTTTAATGCGAATTTATTTTTTCCTTTTAATCACAGTAAAGTTCATTCATTGAAACAAAAAATCATTTATGGACTAATAGGTGCGTTAGCAGCTATACTTTGCATGTTATTCCCGATAACAGGGCTAGAACAAACTCATTTTGATTTGCGCATGATCATTATTTTAGTTGTTACACTATACAGTGGTCTTGTTTCTGGAAGTATATGTCTTGTGCTGGTTGTGATTGTACGTCTGATTATCGGTGGTAACTTTGCATTGATTGGTGTGTTGGTATCACTTGTAGCTTTTCTTGTTGCATTAATCTTTAGAAAATGGTACTTATCAACTAGAAGTATTCTAAAAGCAGTTTTTATTATTGCAACATACTTAGTTCTATATATTATTATCCTTTTATTTTCTGCACCATTTTTGGGTGTTCAATTTTACATCGTTTATTTCAGTGGTTTAATGCTAACCTCCTTTTTATTAATTCAAGTAATAGAAAGGTTAATTAAAGCAAACCAACAATTTCATGAAACTGTTTATACGGATAAGCTTTCGACAGTTAGTCAAATGGCAGCCTCAATTGCACATGAAATCAGAAATCCAATCACTACTGTTAGAGGCTTTATTCAGTTTCTTGAAAAAGATTCTAAAGATGAAAAACTAGTACAATTTGCTCCGCTCATTCTTGAGGAGTTAGATCGAACAAATCTCATTATTACAAATTACCTAAAGATATCTAAGCCTTCTAACTTCAAAATGAAAAGGGTGGATTTAAATCAAATATTATTCGACTCGATTGATTTATTAAGACCATTTGGTACATATCAAAATGTGTCTTTGTTTTATAATGGTTCTGGCAGTCATTTTATAATAGGTGATGAAGACCATCTGAAACAAAGTATCATCAATGTTATAAAAAATGGTATTGAGGCCATTGAAGATGGAAACGGTTATGTTAAAGTGTCAAAGAGAACTTCAGTCGATAATCGGAGAGTCCTTATTGAAATAGAGGATAATGGAAAAGGCATGAATCAAGAACAATTAGAAAAAATTGGCCTGCCATACTATACCACAAAGACAAAGGGAACAGGATTGGGGAGTATGATAACAAATCGGTTGATTAGGGAAATGAATGGTACAATAGAATATGAGAGTAAACCTAACAAAGGAACCATTGTGAAGATAACTCTTGCGCTTTCAAAAGAGTAA
- a CDS encoding glycoside hydrolase family 25 domain-containing protein: MPRYVWGVDSAAAVTENLFSCVKTNYGTPKYWGRYLKGVPNVSDGLTREEISFLHGKE; this comes from the coding sequence ATGCCAAGATATGTATGGGGAGTAGACTCTGCAGCAGCCGTTACGGAGAATCTTTTTTCTTGTGTAAAAACAAATTATGGAACACCAAAATATTGGGGAAGGTATTTAAAAGGTGTACCAAACGTTTCTGATGGGTTAACAAGGGAAGAAATTTCTTTTCTTCATGGAAAAGAGTGA
- a CDS encoding aminotransferase A yields the protein MEHLINSRVKNIEISGIRKFFNLVSQFDDVISLTIGQPDFYTPEHIKNYATKAIKENFTTYTPNAGIMEVRKAATEFMKQKYNLDYNFENEVITTVGASQAIDITFRTILTEGSEVILPGPVYPGYEPLIKLCGAKAVFADTRESDFKLTASIIEKYITTDTRCIVLPYPSNPTGVTLSQEEIMEIACLLKGKEIFIISDEIYSELVFEGNHHSIASHLREQTIVINGLSKSHSMTGWRIGFTFAPEDITKHMLKVHQYNVSCASSISQKAAGEALTNGLNDALPMKQEYQSRLDYVYNRLVELGISVVKPNGAFYLFPSIEKYNLSSFEFASKLLEEVGLAVVPGDAFSEYGEGYIRISYAYSIDTLTEGMNRLEAFVRRLETNKI from the coding sequence TTGGAGCATTTAATTAATTCTCGTGTAAAAAACATCGAAATTTCGGGAATTCGCAAATTTTTCAATCTCGTTTCCCAATTTGATGATGTGATCTCATTAACAATTGGACAACCTGACTTTTACACTCCTGAACATATAAAAAATTATGCTACTAAAGCAATTAAAGAGAATTTTACAACCTATACTCCAAATGCTGGAATTATGGAGGTAAGGAAAGCTGCTACTGAGTTTATGAAACAAAAATACAACTTGGATTATAATTTTGAAAATGAAGTTATAACAACTGTAGGCGCAAGTCAAGCCATTGACATTACATTTCGCACAATTCTTACTGAAGGTTCAGAGGTTATTCTTCCTGGTCCCGTTTATCCTGGTTACGAACCATTAATTAAGCTATGTGGTGCTAAAGCTGTTTTCGCAGACACACGTGAAAGTGATTTTAAATTAACTGCTTCTATTATAGAAAAATATATTACGACAGACACAAGATGTATAGTTCTCCCATATCCTTCAAACCCCACTGGTGTTACATTATCTCAAGAAGAAATTATGGAAATCGCTTGTCTACTAAAAGGAAAAGAAATCTTCATTATTTCGGACGAAATATATAGTGAGTTAGTGTTTGAAGGAAATCATCATTCTATAGCATCACACTTAAGAGAACAAACGATCGTTATCAATGGACTATCTAAGTCACATTCTATGACTGGTTGGAGAATAGGGTTTACTTTTGCTCCAGAGGATATTACCAAACATATGTTAAAAGTCCATCAATATAATGTATCTTGTGCATCTTCCATTTCACAAAAAGCAGCTGGTGAAGCATTAACAAACGGACTCAATGATGCTCTACCAATGAAACAAGAATATCAAAGTAGATTAGATTATGTTTATAATCGACTAGTTGAATTAGGAATTTCTGTAGTAAAACCTAATGGAGCCTTTTATTTATTTCCTTCTATTGAGAAATATAATCTCTCATCCTTTGAGTTTGCATCCAAATTATTAGAAGAAGTAGGTTTAGCTGTTGTCCCTGGAGATGCTTTTTCAGAATATGGAGAAGGATATATTCGTATTTCTTACGCATACTCAATAGATACTCTTACTGAAGGAATGAATCGATTAGAAGCTTTTGTTCGTCGCTTGGAAACTAATAAAATCTAA
- a CDS encoding 2-phosphosulfolactate phosphatase, whose product MPKVHLLMKKEEIDEQKIKEQKIAVVFDVLLATSTITTCLSYGAKEVIPVINKEAAIREAKNLQTDSYILVGEYEGRTIEGFFDPNPLSLKYAVKNKTVILSTTNGTVAVNRSRLAEKVYICSLLNGSAIATKVNQCHQEETIVIVCSGSSGEFCLEDFYEAGYFLDCLLNEGTSTKWELTDSAIAAHLFYSQSSDKAEEILRSSFVGKLLVKYGYRDELEFVASRGILDIVPYLNDRNSIVEGDINGYVTNEK is encoded by the coding sequence ATGCCAAAAGTTCATCTTCTTATGAAGAAAGAAGAAATTGATGAACAGAAGATCAAGGAACAAAAGATAGCTGTTGTATTCGATGTTTTACTAGCAACATCAACGATTACTACTTGCTTATCTTATGGGGCAAAAGAAGTAATTCCTGTAATAAACAAAGAAGCAGCAATTCGGGAAGCAAAGAATCTACAAACAGATAGTTATATCTTGGTGGGAGAGTATGAGGGAAGGACGATTGAGGGATTTTTTGATCCTAATCCTCTTTCACTAAAGTATGCTGTCAAAAATAAAACTGTTATCTTATCAACTACAAATGGAACTGTAGCAGTCAATCGAAGTCGTTTAGCAGAAAAAGTGTATATCTGCTCATTACTAAATGGAAGTGCAATTGCCACCAAGGTTAACCAATGCCATCAAGAGGAAACGATTGTTATTGTTTGCTCAGGTTCATCAGGGGAATTTTGTCTAGAAGACTTTTATGAGGCAGGGTACTTTTTAGACTGTTTGTTAAATGAAGGTACATCTACAAAATGGGAGCTAACAGATTCTGCAATAGCTGCTCACTTGTTTTACTCTCAATCAAGCGATAAAGCAGAAGAGATTCTTCGTTCTTCATTTGTCGGAAAACTCCTCGTAAAGTATGGCTATCGTGATGAGTTGGAGTTTGTTGCAAGTCGCGGTATTTTGGATATCGTTCCATATTTGAATGATAGAAATTCAATTGTTGAAGGAGATATAAATGGATATGTTACAAATGAAAAATAA
- a CDS encoding enoyl-CoA hydratase/isomerase family protein, whose product MSNDHLLVQIEGPVMNLVMNRPESLNAFSPEMIMGLTNAVKEAGENPEIRIVVLSGSGRSFSAGGDVKTMGEASPSQVYDHIGKLNECILAMRSLEKPIIAAVHGFAAGAGFNLALACDLIVAAEDSKFVLSFSQVGLISDGGGLYFLPRLIGPYRAKQLLFSGEPLLVKTAKEYGIVNDTFPLDSFKEEVGKLAFKLSKGPGKAYGMIKKIADQAAVSSLSEILEQERITQTLMVTTDDHIEGVSAFKEKRKPQFKGK is encoded by the coding sequence TTGAGTAATGATCATTTGCTTGTACAGATCGAAGGGCCTGTGATGAATCTTGTAATGAACCGTCCTGAGAGTTTGAATGCATTTAGTCCAGAAATGATTATGGGGTTAACCAATGCAGTCAAAGAAGCAGGGGAAAATCCAGAAATAAGAATAGTGGTATTATCCGGTTCAGGCAGATCCTTTAGTGCAGGTGGAGATGTAAAAACAATGGGTGAAGCATCTCCTTCTCAGGTTTATGACCATATTGGAAAACTCAATGAATGTATCCTTGCCATGAGAAGTTTGGAAAAACCAATCATTGCCGCAGTCCATGGTTTTGCTGCAGGTGCTGGATTTAACTTAGCACTGGCGTGTGATTTAATTGTGGCAGCAGAGGATAGTAAGTTTGTTTTAAGCTTTTCACAGGTGGGCCTTATATCTGACGGTGGTGGTTTGTATTTCCTACCAAGGCTCATTGGTCCTTACCGTGCTAAGCAACTTCTATTTAGTGGAGAACCTTTACTTGTGAAAACTGCAAAGGAATATGGGATAGTGAACGATACCTTTCCACTGGATTCATTCAAGGAAGAAGTGGGGAAATTGGCTTTTAAACTATCTAAAGGTCCTGGAAAAGCCTATGGAATGATCAAAAAAATTGCTGACCAAGCTGCTGTTTCTAGCTTAAGCGAAATTCTGGAGCAGGAACGAATTACTCAAACCTTAATGGTAACAACAGATGATCATATAGAAGGAGTAAGTGCTTTCAAAGAAAAAAGAAAGCCTCAATTTAAAGGAAAATAG
- a CDS encoding phosphotransferase family protein: protein MVEGVKDTIPVRKGEELNIPVLEAFIKEYLEGIPDKPLMVEQFRAGHSNLTYQLSIGDWEAVLRRPPHGPVAPKAHDMNREYKILKELNPLFPSAPKPYLFSENKEIVGSTFFIMERKKGIVIDTEFPSSIEATPDLCRRISEIMVEQLVELHRIDYMNTELTKLSHPDGFMERQVHGWLSRCERAKTDEIEGFDFLKKWLIDSIPVSGTPTVIHYDYKLNNAMFSKDLTEMVGLFDWEMTTIGDPLADLGAAMSYWTQDDDPIMLKKGLGKAPITVNKGFFTRNEFIEMYAKKSGRDVSNIDFYVTFAYFKLAVICQQIYFRYKNGQTSDNRFAHFNHFVNSLIQHACNNIFK, encoded by the coding sequence ATGGTCGAAGGTGTAAAAGATACAATCCCCGTCAGAAAAGGAGAAGAACTAAATATCCCTGTTCTAGAAGCTTTTATCAAGGAATATTTAGAAGGAATTCCAGATAAACCTTTAATGGTTGAACAATTCCGAGCTGGACATTCGAATTTAACCTATCAATTAAGTATTGGAGATTGGGAGGCTGTTTTAAGAAGGCCTCCACATGGTCCGGTTGCCCCAAAGGCACATGATATGAACCGTGAATATAAAATTCTAAAGGAGCTTAATCCACTTTTTCCTAGTGCTCCGAAACCTTATTTGTTTTCAGAGAATAAGGAAATTGTTGGTAGTACGTTCTTTATTATGGAACGTAAAAAAGGGATTGTCATAGATACGGAGTTTCCAAGTTCGATAGAGGCTACGCCAGATTTATGTAGAAGGATATCAGAAATCATGGTAGAGCAGCTTGTAGAACTTCACCGAATTGATTATATGAACACGGAGTTAACAAAATTAAGTCATCCTGATGGGTTTATGGAACGACAAGTCCATGGTTGGCTTTCAAGATGTGAACGAGCAAAGACTGATGAAATTGAAGGATTTGACTTCCTGAAAAAATGGTTGATTGACTCTATTCCAGTTTCCGGGACACCAACAGTTATTCATTATGACTATAAGTTAAATAATGCAATGTTTTCTAAAGATCTCACAGAGATGGTAGGTTTGTTTGATTGGGAGATGACAACAATAGGTGATCCACTTGCTGATTTAGGAGCAGCCATGAGTTATTGGACCCAAGATGATGACCCTATTATGCTAAAAAAAGGCCTTGGCAAAGCACCAATTACCGTCAACAAAGGCTTTTTTACAAGAAATGAATTTATTGAAATGTATGCCAAAAAGAGTGGGCGAGATGTTTCGAACATTGATTTTTACGTCACCTTCGCTTATTTCAAACTGGCTGTTATATGCCAGCAAATCTATTTCAGGTATAAAAATGGTCAAACAAGTGATAACCGCTTTGCTCACTTTAACCATTTTGTAAACAGTCTTATTCAACATGCTTGTAACAATATATTTAAATAG
- a CDS encoding SDR family NAD(P)-dependent oxidoreductase, with translation MGGRFSEKVAVVTGAGSGIGEATAVRLANEGAKLILVGRTKSKLERVARKINEASKVPVAEIFVADVTNEEDLIELSQYIQENYGELHVLINNAGGSSHSKILETSSSDWDYVQSVNLKSVFLASKIIGKLMVDCSDNSQKDDKAIVNIASLSGYKAGAHIPHYSAAKAGVINFTRALALELAPYGIRVNSVSPGFVETPLTEQSLQNEKFQRAIERNTALMRVGKPDEIANIISFVASPEASYMTGSDVLVDGGWLIK, from the coding sequence ATGGGTGGAAGATTTTCAGAAAAGGTTGCTGTTGTTACTGGAGCAGGAAGTGGAATTGGTGAAGCTACTGCAGTACGTCTAGCAAATGAAGGGGCAAAGCTCATATTAGTAGGCCGAACAAAATCTAAGCTTGAGCGTGTAGCAAGGAAAATCAATGAAGCTAGTAAAGTGCCAGTAGCTGAGATTTTTGTAGCGGATGTAACTAATGAGGAGGATTTAATCGAGTTATCGCAATATATTCAAGAGAATTATGGAGAACTACATGTGCTCATTAATAATGCTGGTGGTTCAAGTCACTCGAAAATTCTTGAGACGTCAAGCTCAGATTGGGACTATGTTCAAAGTGTTAACCTGAAAAGTGTCTTTTTAGCTTCAAAGATTATTGGAAAATTAATGGTAGATTGTTCGGATAATAGTCAGAAAGACGATAAAGCAATAGTTAATATTGCGTCATTGTCTGGATATAAAGCAGGAGCCCACATTCCCCATTATAGTGCAGCAAAAGCAGGAGTGATTAATTTTACGAGAGCTTTAGCCTTGGAACTTGCTCCATATGGAATTAGAGTCAATTCAGTCTCCCCGGGGTTTGTTGAAACACCTCTAACAGAACAAAGCTTGCAAAATGAGAAATTTCAACGAGCAATAGAAAGAAATACAGCCCTAATGAGAGTAGGAAAACCGGATGAGATTGCAAATATTATTTCGTTTGTCGCATCACCTGAGGCCTCCTATATGACTGGCTCAGATGTGTTAGTTGATGGAGGCTGGTTAATTAAATAG